AATCGCGAGACTTATCAAAGCGGTGGCCGTTGAAAAGAGGAGCATGAGGGAGTAGAGCGCTCCGGCTGAACGGTTGGCCCTCTCGTAGTTCCCGGCCCCGATGTACTGCCCCACGAAAGCGAAGCCAGCGGTGGCAAAGCCCATGCCGAGGGCCATGAGAGTTCCTATTATCGGCCAGCTCGTTCCCGGAGCGGCCAATGCCTCTCTGCCGAGCTTTCCGAGCCAGAAGGTGTCGGTTATGTTGTAGACGACCTGGACGAGGTTGCTGACGATCAGAGGATAGGCTAACTTGAAAAGGGTTCTCTCTATCGGCCCGGTGAGTATCTGCTCTCGCATCGCTTGAATTTTCCCGCGCTCCATTGGGATCACAGTGAGATGGTGATCGAAACGGAGTTATAAAAAGTTAATGGAAGTGGATACGCAACAAGAAAATTGCAAGATAGAAGCAGGAGTGATGGATGGCTCGATTAATATGGTTGGATACTGTGGACTTTAGATTTTTAGACCTCTTCGAGCTTTTTCCTCACTTCTTCGGTGTTCTTCCGGGTCTCCTCAAGGGCGTTCCTGAGCTTCTCCAGCTCAAGCTTCATCTCGTTCAGCGTCTTGTTCATCTGATAGAACGCGAATATGAACACCACAAGGATTATCAAACCGAGGATTATGCTTATCCATCCACTTGGAGTTGACACGTGCTCACCTCCCCACGGCATGTTTCATTCCTCCAGGCTCTTTATCGTTTCGTTGTCTATAACCACTCTAAACTGCTTTGCGCGGTAGTACTTCTTGGCCCTCGAGTCGTCGGGCTCAAGACGGAGCTCGCTCTCAACGAGGCCGGCCTTTTCGAGCTTCTTGAGGTGGAGATAAAGGAGCTGCCTTGAGATGCCCAGCTCCTTGGCCAGCTCATAGACGTACCACTCCTTCTGGCAGAGGAGTTTAAGTATTCTAACCCTCACTGGATTGCTGAGGGCCTCTCCGAGGGCCACGAGTTCCTCAATGCTCCGCACCATGGCCATCACTTTTAGACTGTATATGCAATCAATGTCTTACAGAGAGAAAAGGGAGAGAGTAGATAAAAGTTTTCCGTTAGTTGGGACCGACTATCTCCGAATACTCCTCCTCGCTGAGTATCGCCGGCCTGTACTCCTCCCCGTTCTTCTCAATGTTGTTCACAAAGGCGCGGAGGTGGTTCTTGCTTCCCTTCCTTAAGTTTTCAAAGACCACCCTTATGTCCTGGTTGTCCACCTTTTCGAGCCATTCGTCGAGATCTTTTATGTCCAGCTCCTCTATGTAAGCTCCGACCTTCAGAGCCTCTAGCTCGCTGGTCTTCCCCCTCTCAACGAGCTCGTTGTAGAGGTTTTCCATTTCAGGACTCGCGAATTCTCCAATTTCTAGTCCCTCAACAGGGTCGGTGAGGTTGTATTTTTCAATTAAAGATAGCACCATGTCCATGTGGGTCTCTTCACTCTTCTCTATGTTTCTGAACACCGTCAATCCCGTCTCTTTGTAGAGCGTAAGGTAAACGTCCCTCGCGAGCTTCTCTTCCTCTCGCATGTAGAGGATTGCCTCTATCTCATCCGGGCTAAGGTTCTCGACAGGCAGTGTTGAGACGTCCTCTTCTCCCTTCACTCCCTTGCCGTAGCCCTTGTCCTCATGGGGGCTTCCACCGGCATTCTCATTTGGAGTGCTGCTCGATATGCACCCACTCACTGCAACGAGAATAACCAAAAGGCCGACCAGCCCAAAGATCGCTTTCCTTCCCATCTTCATCCCCTCAGCAGGGCGTAGATTATTCCCCCACCAACGAAGAGCACTGAGAGAGCCGTTAGGGTAGCTGTGGCCCTCCAGTTTACCTTCCGCTCCTTTCTGTTTGTGACGATGTTTCTCAGCATGCACAGCATCGGGTTGAAATTGATGATGAGGTGGAGCGCCACCAGCGCGACCATGGCGAAGCCGAAGTATATGTGAAGTCCTTCCCATGCTTCTTTGTCGAGGCCCAGGAAAGTCCATAGCTCCTCCCTCGCAATCCTTCCGTTTGGGGCGATATACAGGGCTATCCCCGAAAGGGCTTCGATGATAAAATCAAAGAGCAGGAGCAGGTCGAGGGTTGGTTTAAACCATCTCGGGACTCTCATTCTTCTTCACATTCCTCTATTTCTTCTTCCCTGAAAGATCCTCTCGCGATAAGGTAGCCGACCACCATCATCGCGGCGATTACTATAAGACCAACCACGAGACCAATCTCGTTTCTACCAGCGTTAATCGGCCCCATTTCTTTTACCCTCCTCTCTGTGGATAGCCGGTGAGGGCTGGGAGCTCTGGGTCCCCTTGGTGAGTTTTAATATGAAGCTCAGAATTGCCGTTATGGACTCACGCATTTTCCTACCTCCTCAGCAAGGCATAGAGTATTGCGCCGAACAGGAGCAGGGGCAGTAGGAGCAGTGAAAATCTTGCCATCAGGAAGAGGATTCCGAATATTCCTAAGCCCCACCAGCCCCAGCCGAACCTCTTTCTTCCGTGCATCGGGCCCATCATTGGGCCGAACCCGCGTGGCACTTCTCTCACCTCCCAGAGGAAAATAAAGAGAGGCTTCAGGCCCCCTCTCCCTGCATGGAGCAGTCCCCGTTATCGTAGCCTCTCACAAGCATGTGCCCTCCATCGTTGCCGCTTTTTCCATGTTCGTGGGCGCCTTTCCTGTGTTCGTAACCTTTCATCATATTTCCTCTATGTCCTTTTGCCATCCTGTCACTGTGCTTCATGTGGCTGTGGTTTTCTCCCGCCATCATCTTACCGTGTCCGCTGTGGCCAGTCTCTCCAGCCAATATCTTGCCAAGCTGCTCCTGGGGAAGCACCTGGGCGCTGTACTCAACGTCCTCTGCCTCCAGGTTCCTCACAAAGGCCCTTAGGTGGTTCTCGCTTCCGGCCATGAGGTTGCTGTAAACCCTTGCTATGTCCTTGTTGTCGGTCTTGGCGATCCAGTCTTCAAGGTCCTTGATGTCAGTTTCCTCTATAAGTGCCCCAACTTTGAGTGCATCAACGGTGCTCTGACTTCCCTGCTCGATCAGCTGGTCGTAGAGGGCCTGGAGCTCAGGGTTCTCAAAGACGCCAACCTTGTCGAGCGTATCCGGTGCGGTCAGGTTGTACTTCTCGATCAGCGAGAGCACGACATCCGTGTGTCTTTGCTCGCTCTGGGCTATCCTCTCGAAGACTGCGAGACCAGTTTCGTTGTAGAGCGTTAGGTAGATGTCCCTCGCAAGCTTCTCCTCCTCGACCGTATAGAGCAGGCCGCTGGCCTCTTCGTCGCTCAGTGGAGCGTAGTAGTCCTGGTATGCCCTTGGTGCCTCAGGGTTAGTTCCTGGCACTCCCATGTAGGCCGCTGCTCCCCCCAGCACCAGCCCGAACAGGGCCAGCACCAGGAAACCAATTCCCAATATTTTCTTTCTCATGTTGGTTCACCTCTCCATATGTAACTTCGGTATTACATATGCATGTTTGGTTTATAAAGCTTTTGGTTTGAGTTGCGAGAACGAAAGCACGTATGTATTTTGAGTAAGAGTCTCAATGAGCGTTAGAAATTGAAGAAGAATGACAGAACTCATAACGGGAAATCAGTGCCTCTCGATTATAGCCTTCATCCAGCTCCCCCTGAGGAACCAGGCGAGGGCTATAACGGCTCCGAGGAAGTTGCTGAGGCCCATTCCGAGCCACATTCCAGCGGTGTCCCTCATCAGAACTCCAAGGCCGTAGCTGAGAGGGAGCCTTATGCCCCAGAGGCGAACCATCCCAATGACCATGCTCTTCTTCGTATGTCCGGCGCTGTTGAAGGTGTTGTTCACGGCCGAGAATATTCCGAAGAACGGGAGCGATGCGGAGAAGTAGAGGACAACCTTTCTGCTCTCTGCTATTATCGCCGGGTCGTTGATGAAGAACCTGAATATTGGAACGCGGAATAGGACGAAGAGTATTGTCCCAGCACTCAGGATAGCGAAGTTTATGAGCATCGTCTTCTCAGCTATCTTCTTGGCCCTCTCGTAGAGGCCGGCACCGATGGCCTGGCCCACCATGGTACCCATCGCCATGCTTATGCCGTCGGAGAAGGCGAACATGAAGTTGGTGAGCCTGTTGGTTATGCTGTAGGTCGCGAAGGCAACGTCTTCAAAGTGCAGAATCCCGTGGGCTTCCCCGTAGAGCCGTCCGACGGTGAAGATGACCCTCGTAAGGATCACAAAACCGAGGGCAGTTGTTGATGAGCCGACGCTTGAGGGCAGGCCAACGCGGAAGATTCTGGAATAGAAGTGGAAATCCGGCTTGAGGGTCTCGGGAGTGAGGTGTATGCTCACCTTTCCGGTGAAGAGAAGGTAGCCCCCGATGAGGGAACCGAGGCTGTTGGAGAGCATGGTTGCGACTGCCGCACCGACGACACCCAGTTGGGGAAACGGCCCCCAGCCGAAGATGAAGAATGGATCAAGGACCAGGTTAAGTAGAACGGTGCCGATGTTTATCTTAACCGGCGTCCTCGTGTCCCCAACGGCCCTCAGGAGGAAGTTGAAGGCGAAGAGCGTGAAGGAGAAGGGTATGCCCGCGAAGATAACCCTCGTGTAGAGGAGCGCGTATGGGAAGATGGTATCGCTCACGCCCATCAGGCGGAGGAGATAGGGGGCCAATATGACGCCGGATATTCCAACGGCCGTGGCAAAGAGAAGCATGAGGGAATAGAGGGCGCCCGCATAGCGGTTTGCCTTATCGTAGTCCCTAGCTCCAACGTACTGGCTCACGAAGGCGAAGCCCGCCGTTGCAAACCCCATGCCTATGCTCATGAAGAACCACACGAGCGGCCACGCCGTTCCTGGAGCCGAGAGCTCAAGCCTCCCGAGCTTTCCGAGCCAGAAGGTATCGGTGAGGTTGTAGAGAACCTGAACGAGCTGGTTTATGATTAGGGGGTACGCTAACAGGATGAGCGTCTTAACTATCGGCCCGGTGAGTATCTGCTCGCGCATCTGCTCTACTTTCTCGCCCCTCATTAAGATAGTTGTCGAAACGTGGGTATAAAAAGTTTAGCGTGGATAAAAGAGCCAAGCCCAGCTCAAATCAGGAGAAAACGAATAGAAAAGGAGAGAGGACTTCAGAACTCGAGCTCGTCCTCTTCCTCGAAGAGCTTCTTCCTGGCAGCCTCGAGGAGGATCTTCTGCTCCTCCTGGGCGACGGTCTTCCTGATGAGCTCGACTGCATCTGGGTTAGCTGAGATGCTGTCGATGCCGAGCCTGACGAGGATCTTGGCCATCTTCGGGTCGCTTCCGGCCTGGCCGCAGATGCTGGTCTCGACGCCGTACTTCTTGGCGACCTTGATGACGTGCTTGATGAGATTGAGCACTGCCGGGTGGGTCTCGTCGTAGAGATAAGCTATTCTGTCGTTGTCCCTGTCGATGGCGAGGGTGTACTGGGTGAGGTCGTTGGTGCCGAAGCTGACGAAGTCGATGCCCTCCTTGATGAGGTCCTCGATGATGAGGGCCGCTGCCGGGACCTCGATCATTATACCCCACTCGACGTCCTTGTGCGGCTCAAGGCCGACTGAGCGGGCTATCTCCTTGGCCTTCCTGATCTGCTCCGGGTGGCCGACGAGCGGGAGCATGACGCCGATGTTGTTGTAGCCCTCCTCGACGACCTTCTTGATGGCGGTGAACTCGGCCTTGAGGAGCTCCGGCTGGTCGAGACCTCTCCTTATTCCGCGCCAGCCGAGCATCGGGTTCCTCTCGTCCGGCTCGTCCTCTCCACCGGGCATCTCCTTGAACTCATTGGTCGGAGCGTCGAGGGTCCTGTACCAGACAGGCCTCGGGTAAAAGGCAGCTGCGACAGTCCTGATGCCGTCGGCGAGCTTCTCGACGAGCTCGTCGAACTTGCCATCCTTGATGAACTTGATCGGGTGCTGGCCGATGCTGAGGATCATGTGCTCGGCCCTGAGGAGACCGACACCGTCGGCACCGGTGGCAGCTGCGCGCTCAGCAACCTCGGGCATTGAGACGTTGACCTTGACCTTGGTCGCGGTGATGAGCGGAGCTCCAGCAACGACGACCTGGCCAGCTCCTCCAGCGGCCTTCTCCTCCTTCTTCTCGACGAGGCTCTTGACTATGCCCTTGTAGACGACACCCCTGGTTCCGTCAACGGTGACGTAGTCGCCGGTCTTGAGCTTCTTGGTGGCTTCCTTGGTACCGACGACGGCTGGAATGCCGAGCTCCCTGCTGACGATGGCCGCGTGGCTGGTCCTTCCACCCTCGTCGGTGACGATGGCGGAAGCCCTCTTCATTGCCGGAACCATGTCCGGGTCGGTCATGGTGGTGACGAGGACGTCGCCCTCCTTGACCTTGTCGATCTCGCTGGCGTCGAAGATGACGACGACCCTACCGGCACCGATGCCCGGTGAGGCACCGAGACCCTTGAGGATGACCTCGGCCTCCTCAGTGCCCTCGACCTCCTCGGCCTTGGTCTCTTCCTTGAGGGTGGTGATCGGCCTGCTCTGGACGATGTAGAGCTTGCCGTCGTCCTTGTCGTAGGCCCACTCGATGTCCTGCGGCCAGCCGTAGTGCTCCTCGATCTTGGCACCCATCTTAGCGACCTCGATTATCTGCTCGTCGGTGAGAACCTGCTTCTCAACCCACTCCGGACCGAGGTAGTCGGCGACCTTGACGTAGACGGTGCCCTTGCCAGTCTCTGGGTTGCGGACGACCATGACTTCCTTCTTGGCGATGAACTTCTCCTTGATCTTCCAGGTGCCCTTCTCGACGATGTACTCGTCCGGAGTGACGCTGCCGCTGACGACAGCCTCACCGAGGCCCCAGCTGGCGTTGATCATGATCTCGTTCCTGTTGTTTGTGACCGGGTTGGCGGTGAACATGACGCCGCTCTTCTCGCTGTTGACCATCTTCTGGACGACGGCGCTGAGGTAGACCTTGCTGTGGTCGAAGCCCTGCTTGGCCCTGTAGAAGGTGGCCCTGGCAGTCCAGAGTGAAGCCCAGCACTTCTTGACCTTGCCTATGACGTCGTCAACGCCGTAGACGTCGAGGTAGGTCTCCTGCTGACCTGCAAAGGAAGCCTCCGGGAGGTCCTCGGCGGTAGCGGATGAGCGGACGGCGACGTAAACGGCGTCCTTACCAAAGCGGGCGCTAAGCTCCTTGTAGGCCCTCTCGATCTCCTCAGCTATCTCCGGGAGCATCGGGAGCTCGATGATCTTCTGCCTGATCTTGGCGGTGTTTTCCTGGAGCTGCTTGGAGTCGTCAACGTTGGTCTGGCTGATGATCTCCATAATCCACTCCTGGAGGGTCTTACCGTCCTCAAGCTTGACGTTCTCAACAAAGTACTTGTAGGCCTCGGCAGTTACACAGAACCCGGGCGGAACTGGGATCCCCGCGTTGGTCATTTCTCCGAGGTTGGCACCCTTTCCGCCGACAAGGGGAACGTCTTCCTTGCCGAGCTCCTCAAACCACTTTATAAACCTGTATTCGCTCATGGCAATCCCTCCAAATTAATTACTGCGGGTGATATATCAACCGGCCACTTTTAAAATTAACTATCCAGACCTGTTCTTTGGTGTATAGGGATGAAAAAAGAGGAAAAAATGTCCATTGGGGTGTGTATGTCACGGAAGAAACTTTGGAAGAGAATGCCGTTCGAGAAGGGAGTTCAGGAACTCTATAGCCTTTTCTCTTCCGTATGCGTACGTCATGTAGCGGTATATTAAAACTGTCGCATCAAGAGGATGCGCCTCTTTAGTCGGGTCAAAGGTTTTCATAATGAACTCAAGCGTTTTCTGTGCCTGTTCTTCAAGACCGGCTACGTGGTAGATATAGGCGATCTGAATGTAGCTCGTCCTTGAGTATGCGTACGGGTACTTTTCTGCCTTAAGCTTTCCGTCATCCTCCTGCTGGTCTTTAAGCCATTCTGCTGCCTTCTTGACTGATGCCAAAACCGTTTCATTCCCTGTGAGCTGATAATACCTTGCCAGGGCAGACGCTACCGCAAGTGTTGTACCGATGTTGTTTCTCCAGTCTCCCTTTTCACCCTGCTCGTTCAGAATTTCTCTAAGAACGTTTTTCTCCGTTGTGGAGTTTAAGATGCCGAGCTCCTTGTACAGTGGGAGCAGTAAGGCGTTTACCACAAAGCTCCCTGATTTGTCCTTTGGAGTTGTCATGAAGTAGTCCTCTTTCTCCCGTGACCTCAGGAGGTTGAGCGCCTTCCCGGTTCCTCCGAACTGGAACTTTTTGATCGGCTCCAGGGTGTACGCCGTGTACAGCGTGAAGTCATTGGGAGGAACTCCCCACGGGAACGCTCCGTTGTCCATCTGCTTGTATTCCAACCACCTGAGGAGCCAGTCTGCACGTGCTTTAAAGCTCTCATCCCCCGTCTCGTTGTACAGGTAGTAGTAGATGTCCACCATCCACGCGTTGAGGTTGAAGTTCGCCTTGTATCCCGTATCGAAGTCGGCATAGTTGTAGCCCGTCCAGAACTTCTCGAAAAAGTTCACTAAAGGAGAGTATTCTCCGGAGTACTCTATGGGGAGGGGCTGTTCCATCCTGAGCTCAGGCTCGGGGATGAACTTATAGATAACTGAACCGCCGTTGCAGAACTCCAGTTTGAAGTGTGTATCATAGGGTGCGTATTCCATAAGGCCGTAGCGTACCAGCCCGTAAGAGTAACGCTTTCTATCTACGAACACATAACTAACGTTGTATTTTTTCATGAGGTAGTAGACTAGGTTTTTCTGGTCGGAACTGAACATTAGGACATGATCCGTGTATGCTTGTCCCGCTTCCCTCACTGTTGGAGCCTCGCCAAAGAAGCCTTGATACACTTTTTTCCATACTACGACGTCCTTTCTATGGGTGTTCCCTATTAAGAGGTACCCCATATCCCACCAGACTAAGATGGTGGCGTCCTCTGGTGTGTTCTGGATGATCCACTCGTATGCCTCCTTGTCAGTTATACTCGGCGCCTCTATGTATGCATAGGCCCCGTAGACACCCTGTAAAATCGGTGTTAAGACTAGAATGGCTATTATTGTGGTAAGAACCTTCCTCCTCTCGGGTAGGCTCCTCACGAACTCTGAGCCAAGCCCCCTAACATCTTCAAAGGCTTTTTTCAACATGGGTCTAATTGATGGGAAGACTATCTCCAGGAGGTACTC
This Thermococcus stetteri DNA region includes the following protein-coding sequences:
- a CDS encoding ArsR/SmtB family transcription factor codes for the protein MVRSIEELVALGEALSNPVRVRILKLLCQKEWYVYELAKELGISRQLLYLHLKKLEKAGLVESELRLEPDDSRAKKYYRAKQFRVVIDNETIKSLEE
- a CDS encoding DUF2202 domain-containing protein — its product is MRKKILGIGFLVLALFGLVLGGAAAYMGVPGTNPEAPRAYQDYYAPLSDEEASGLLYTVEEEKLARDIYLTLYNETGLAVFERIAQSEQRHTDVVLSLIEKYNLTAPDTLDKVGVFENPELQALYDQLIEQGSQSTVDALKVGALIEETDIKDLEDWIAKTDNKDIARVYSNLMAGSENHLRAFVRNLEAEDVEYSAQVLPQEQLGKILAGETGHSGHGKMMAGENHSHMKHSDRMAKGHRGNMMKGYEHRKGAHEHGKSGNDGGHMLVRGYDNGDCSMQGEGA
- a CDS encoding DUF2202 domain-containing protein, coding for MKMGRKAIFGLVGLLVILVAVSGCISSSTPNENAGGSPHEDKGYGKGVKGEEDVSTLPVENLSPDEIEAILYMREEEKLARDVYLTLYKETGLTVFRNIEKSEETHMDMVLSLIEKYNLTDPVEGLEIGEFASPEMENLYNELVERGKTSELEALKVGAYIEELDIKDLDEWLEKVDNQDIRVVFENLRKGSKNHLRAFVNNIEKNGEEYRPAILSEEEYSEIVGPN
- a CDS encoding DUF4405 domain-containing protein, producing the protein MRVPRWFKPTLDLLLLFDFIIEALSGIALYIAPNGRIAREELWTFLGLDKEAWEGLHIYFGFAMVALVALHLIINFNPMLCMLRNIVTNRKERKVNWRATATLTALSVLFVGGGIIYALLRG
- the ppsA gene encoding phosphoenolpyruvate synthase is translated as MSEYRFIKWFEELGKEDVPLVGGKGANLGEMTNAGIPVPPGFCVTAEAYKYFVENVKLEDGKTLQEWIMEIISQTNVDDSKQLQENTAKIRQKIIELPMLPEIAEEIERAYKELSARFGKDAVYVAVRSSATAEDLPEASFAGQQETYLDVYGVDDVIGKVKKCWASLWTARATFYRAKQGFDHSKVYLSAVVQKMVNSEKSGVMFTANPVTNNRNEIMINASWGLGEAVVSGSVTPDEYIVEKGTWKIKEKFIAKKEVMVVRNPETGKGTVYVKVADYLGPEWVEKQVLTDEQIIEVAKMGAKIEEHYGWPQDIEWAYDKDDGKLYIVQSRPITTLKEETKAEEVEGTEEAEVILKGLGASPGIGAGRVVVIFDASEIDKVKEGDVLVTTMTDPDMVPAMKRASAIVTDEGGRTSHAAIVSRELGIPAVVGTKEATKKLKTGDYVTVDGTRGVVYKGIVKSLVEKKEEKAAGGAGQVVVAGAPLITATKVKVNVSMPEVAERAAATGADGVGLLRAEHMILSIGQHPIKFIKDGKFDELVEKLADGIRTVAAAFYPRPVWYRTLDAPTNEFKEMPGGEDEPDERNPMLGWRGIRRGLDQPELLKAEFTAIKKVVEEGYNNIGVMLPLVGHPEQIRKAKEIARSVGLEPHKDVEWGIMIEVPAAALIIEDLIKEGIDFVSFGTNDLTQYTLAIDRDNDRIAYLYDETHPAVLNLIKHVIKVAKKYGVETSICGQAGSDPKMAKILVRLGIDSISANPDAVELIRKTVAQEEQKILLEAARKKLFEEEDELEF
- a CDS encoding MATE family efflux transporter; the protein is MRGEKVEQMREQILTGPIVKTLILLAYPLIINQLVQVLYNLTDTFWLGKLGRLELSAPGTAWPLVWFFMSIGMGFATAGFAFVSQYVGARDYDKANRYAGALYSLMLLFATAVGISGVILAPYLLRLMGVSDTIFPYALLYTRVIFAGIPFSFTLFAFNFLLRAVGDTRTPVKINIGTVLLNLVLDPFFIFGWGPFPQLGVVGAAVATMLSNSLGSLIGGYLLFTGKVSIHLTPETLKPDFHFYSRIFRVGLPSSVGSSTTALGFVILTRVIFTVGRLYGEAHGILHFEDVAFATYSITNRLTNFMFAFSDGISMAMGTMVGQAIGAGLYERAKKIAEKTMLINFAILSAGTILFVLFRVPIFRFFINDPAIIAESRKVVLYFSASLPFFGIFSAVNNTFNSAGHTKKSMVIGMVRLWGIRLPLSYGLGVLMRDTAGMWLGMGLSNFLGAVIALAWFLRGSWMKAIIERH
- a CDS encoding glycosyltransferase family 39 protein; translation: MRRERLYLSLILLTSFVVRLIPHRNLILAAYDEYLHQDLTLRIVNEGVGSISHDLPSLLGLRAYSYPPLFHIVSAFLYRIFPSEYFFFVIPAVYGTLAVLGFYFAYKELLEDEKKALLATLLLAFAPNFVYRTSMYIPENMGLLLFSLSMLFGVRFLKKRSLSNFFFFVATFGIYTLTHRGWIFFAFAAAIVLASYFEPVIKRNIHYVVLLALVAILAYFGLSPVKSTVGELFLRLQRSEVSFLGYFKWIGVIQLVFGALGTPYYLKKNPLRRGLALWAWIFLLAGGVSFRFRDPYATIPLAAMASEYLLEIVFPSIRPMLKKAFEDVRGLGSEFVRSLPERRKVLTTIIAILVLTPILQGVYGAYAYIEAPSITDKEAYEWIIQNTPEDATILVWWDMGYLLIGNTHRKDVVVWKKVYQGFFGEAPTVREAGQAYTDHVLMFSSDQKNLVYYLMKKYNVSYVFVDRKRYSYGLVRYGLMEYAPYDTHFKLEFCNGGSVIYKFIPEPELRMEQPLPIEYSGEYSPLVNFFEKFWTGYNYADFDTGYKANFNLNAWMVDIYYYLYNETGDESFKARADWLLRWLEYKQMDNGAFPWGVPPNDFTLYTAYTLEPIKKFQFGGTGKALNLLRSREKEDYFMTTPKDKSGSFVVNALLLPLYKELGILNSTTEKNVLREILNEQGEKGDWRNNIGTTLAVASALARYYQLTGNETVLASVKKAAEWLKDQQEDDGKLKAEKYPYAYSRTSYIQIAYIYHVAGLEEQAQKTLEFIMKTFDPTKEAHPLDATVLIYRYMTYAYGREKAIEFLNSLLERHSLPKFLP